From Oncorhynchus masou masou isolate Uvic2021 chromosome 7, UVic_Omas_1.1, whole genome shotgun sequence, one genomic window encodes:
- the dhrsx gene encoding dehydrogenase/reductase SDR family member on chromosome X: MWLLSFILPILRLYLVGVKVLLYQLFNKSFTLPVLPKQNGRVAIVTGGARGMGYETARHLASLGMHVVIAGNSEEEGLQAVKKIHEEGSEGKVEFLILDLCSLKSVRQFVQRFKARALPLHVLVNNAGIMLVPEGKTEDGFELHFGLNYLGHFLLTNLLLDKLKRSGRHDACSRVVTMSSATHHVGRLNMEDLQGRSCYSAHGAYSQSKLALVLFTYHLQERLTAAGLPVTSNAVDPGMVDTDLYNNLCIPAQAAKKPVAKMLFRTPAEGASTAILAATASQLEGVGGCYFYNGERTESADITYDHNVRAELWKQSCALVGLQEA, from the exons ATGTGGCTACTGTCTTTCATTTTACCAATTTTGAGGCTGTATTTAGTGGGAGTTAAAGTTCTTCTGTATCAACTGTTCAACAAGTCATTTACGTTACCAG TTTTGCCCAAACAAAATGGAAGGGTTGCCATAGTGACGGGGGGTGCCCGAGGAATGGGTTATGAGACTGCAAGACACCTGGCAAGCCTTGGCATGCATGTGGTTATAG CTGGGAACTCTGAAGAGGAAGGCCTGCAAGCTGTGAAGAAGATCCACGAAGAGGGCAGCGAGGGGAAAG TGGAATTTCTGATCCTGGACCTGTGTTCCCTAAAGTCGGTACGGCAGTTTGTCCAAAGGTTTAAAGCCAGGGCTCTACCACTTCACGTCCTTGTGAACAATG CCGGCATCATGCTGGTTCCAGAGGGAAAGACCGAGGACGGTTTCGAGCTGCACTTTGGTCTGAACTACCTGGGACACTTCCTGTTGACAAACCTCCTCCTGGACAAACTGAAGAGGTCTGGGAGACACGACGCCTGCTCCCGCGTCGTCACCATGTCCTCCGCCACACACCACGTTGGAAGACTCAATATGGAAGACCTACAGGGCAG gtcctGCTACAGTGCGCATGGTGCCTACTCTCAGAGTAAACTGGCCCTGGTCCTCTTCACATACCATCTGCAGGAGAGGCTAACAGCAGCAGGGCTCCCAGTAACATCCAACGCAGTAGACCCAGGCATGgtggacactgacctgtacaaCAACCTCTGTATTCCAGCCCAGGCAGCCAAGAAACCTGTTGCCAAAATGCTGTTTAGG ACCCCAGCCGAGGGAGCGTCTACAGCTATCCTGGCTGCCACTGCGTCTCAGCTGGAGGGGGTCGGAGGCTGCTACTTCTATAACGGGGAGAGAACTGAATCCGCTGACATTACTTACGATCACAACGTGAGGGCTGAGCTGTGGAAACAGAGCTGTGCGCTGGTTGGTCTTCAGGAGGCCTAG
- the LOC135543557 gene encoding E3 SUMO-protein ligase ZBED1-like, with the protein MEAKGASSSNLHLVAHPRAKSKVWRYFGFDTDADGCILHWRRIYCRICMTQIAYSGNTSNLSYHLEKNHPVEFCEFVKSNTEQMREAVATAYSKIKTEPMQQQCQEAILKQSPAFENINRRHNDLTSAIISFVCEGMYPVSVVEEPTFQALLRTADPRYLPPSRIDVAMKALPQRYNQIRDAVLGEVAGVVNCGVSTDLWQSQTQNRTYISLSMHSLNQNGLGSGFSMSTKCLKTFEVPEDNTAENITRALYEAFVEWGITHKVNGATTNGSLDIVKACSLLDLSVQMPCLGHTINRGMDEAFQLPRIDCFLGRCRKLVDYFQQSVMAMYLLREKQRQQGLAQCVLIRDRVRSWVTTLTMLQRLKEQQAIISVVLMEDSDNHQLSFKDSEWNMVEGLIGVLQPFKLVADMITDCRYPTISMVRPVLHMLLNTTLKAKEGDAKEVGMAKEVISKVLSSTYPQTSEIAMFLNVATFLDPRYKRLPFLSPHDRSQVESKVIEEAKAILEKQRNENVVTDELAPLSDEPPNKKQTLDKPSPSCSNAGNPLAVIFCQSGNDENQEELHAQVVEELSNFKSQKILGLNEDPLHWWSDRMGLFPTLPKVLQKYWCVPATSVPSHRLFSSSGTFFCGKRNRLTPAHVDQQVFLYENSRRCNEAEPIEDDSGEWGMGPEQDSGSGHGITGQATAHYQTVTIP; encoded by the coding sequence ATGGAGGCCAAAGGTGCTTCCTCATCTAATCTCCACCTTGTTGCACATCCAAGGGCAAAAAGTAAAGTATGGAGGTATTTTGGCTTTGACACCGATGCAGACGGGTGTatactacactggaggaggatcTACTGTCGCATATGTATGACTCAAATAGCATATTCCGGGAACACCTCCAATCTCTCGTACCACCTGgagaagaaccacccagttgAGTTCTGTGAGTTTGTGAAGAGCAACACGGAGCAGATGCGTGAGGCGGTCGCAACGGCCTACTCCAAGATAAAGACTGAGCCTATGCAGCAGCAATGTCAGGAAGCCATCCTGAAGCAGAGCCCAGCGTTTGAAAATATCAACCGACGGCATAATGATCTGACGTCTGCGATCATCAGCTTTGTCTGTGAAGGGATGTACCCTGTGTCTGTGGTGGAAGAACCCACCTTTCAGGCCCTTTTAAGGACTGCAGATCCAAGATACTTGCCCCCTAGTAGAATCGACGTAGCAATGAAGGCCCTACCACAGAGGTACAATCAGATCCGAGATGCAGTGCTGGGTGAGGTGGCAGGGGTGGTGAACTGCGGTGTCTCAACTGACCTTTGGCAAAGCCAAACCCAGAACAGGACCTACATCTCCCTGTCCATGCACTCTCTGAACCAAAACGGACTAGGTTCTGGTTTCTCCATGAGTACCAAATGCCTGAAAACCTTTGAAGTTCCAGAGGACAATACAGCTGAGAATATTACCAGAGCATTGTACGAAGCATTTGTCGAATGGGGGATAACTCACAAAGTCAACGGTGCCACCACTAACGGTTCATTGGACATTGTGAAAGCTTGCTCTCTTCTGGATCTATCTGTGCAGATGCCTTGCCTTGGCCACACTATAAATCGAGGGATGGATGAGGCTTTTCAGCTGCCCAGAATTGACTGCTTTTTGGGACGTTGCCGCAAACTTGTTGATTATTTCCAACAGTCCGTGATGGCTATGTATTTGCTGCGAGAGAAGCAGAGGCAGCAAGGCCTAGCCCAGTGTGTCCTCATCAGAGACAGGGTCCGATCCTGGGTGACCACACTGACTATGCTCCAGCGCCTGAAAGAGCAGCAGGCCATTATCAGTGTGGTACTCATGGAGGACAGTGACAACCATCAGCTGAGTTTCAAGGACAGTGAATGGAACATGGTTGAGGGCTTGATTGGAGTTCTGCAACCTTTCAAACTGGTAGCTGACATGATAACAGACTGTAGGTATCCAACCATTAGTATGGTGAGGCCTGTCCTTCACATGCTGCTGAACACAACCCTCAAGGCCAAAGAAGGGGACGCAAAAGAGGTTGGCATGGCCAAAGAGGTAATCTCCAAGGTGTTGTCCAGCACCTACCCGCAGACGTCTGAGATTGCAATGTTTCTCAACGTCGCCACTTTCCTGGATCCCCGTTACAAGAGGCTTCCTTTCCTGTCCCCCCACGACCGCTCCCAAGTGGAGAGTAAAGTCATTGAGGAGGCCAAAGCCATTCTTGAGAAACAGAGGAATGAGAATGTGGTCACAGATGAATTGGCTCCTCTTTCTGATGAGCCACCCAACAAAAAACAGACTCTTGACAAACCCTCTCCTTCATGTAGCAATGCAGGCAACCCTTTGGCTGTGATATTTTGCCAGTCAGGCAATGACGAGAACCAAGAAGAGCTACACGCTCAGGTCGTGGAAGAGCTGAGCAACTTCAAATCCCAGAAGATCCTGGGTCTCAACGAAGACCCTCTCCATTGGTGGTCAGACCGTATGGGCTTATTCCCTACTCTCCCCAAGGTGCTCCAGAAGTACTGGTGTGTCCCCGCCACTAGTGTCCCCTCCCACAGACTGTTCAGTTCCTCAGGGACTTTCTTCTGTGGTAAGAGGAACCGCCTCACCCCGGCACATGTAGACCAACAGGTGTTTCTCTATGAAAACTCACGGCGCTGCAATGAGGCTGAACCTATTGAGGATGACTCAGGGGAATGGGGCATGGGACCGGAGCAAGACTCTGGGTCAGGCCATGGAATAACTGGGCAGGCCACTGCCCACTACCAAACAGTTACAATACCCTAA